The nucleotide window GGGATCGTAGGaatgggcagacggacgaaccaaaataaatgtcgcaccaaaaaatatctacactttattctttttagttgtaggagatttaaTTGTGATGTTTGATTGTTGGTTGCTCATGAATTAAATCCCAAAGTTGCTAAGTAAAAAATTGtttttttcaaaacctaaaactgAAACCCTAGGTTCAGCTTCACTGAACCCTTGTTTGGAATTCAAAATCTCAAAATCCCAAGCTCCTTTGATCCTGAACCTTAAAGCAATGTTGGCTCCTTTGATCCTGAACCTTAAAGCAATGTTGGAGAGCACGTATAGAtgaataacttttgttcatgccAATCGAGTTGTTGCGCAGATTCTAGAGAAAAAGAGCGAAGAAGATGGCCGTTTTAGTCGCTATAGTGGCACTGACAACAGTGCCACGCAGGTGCTTGCCGCCGATGGTCGCTGCCTCCGTTGTCACCTTAGCGCGCTCGGACATAGACCTACTTGTGTGTCGAGCTTGAGCTGGAGCTAGCGCAGCTAGAAAAGCTGTCCCTACCTTCTTTTATGCGACGTCGGcgaccacctcctctctctgttCCGTCTCCAGCAGGCTTCGCTCGTTGGCAAAATTAGCCCACCGATGTGCCTCCACCCAATAGCTCGCGCCTATAGCTTTGCCTCGCCCATGCGTTCCTCGCTGACCTGCTTGCACGCCTCCGGTCGTCAGAATTGTCTGCGTGCGCTGTTCTCATCGTGGCAGCATCGCCATGGTCGCCACGAGCACCTCACCATGGCTAGGCCGCTCCAGAGCTTCTCTTGCCTCACTAATTGTTGTTTTAGCCCCACCTTGGTGCCATGATGCTTATTGGCTCGGCCGTTTCTTGTTTGGCTCACAAGAATTGTAGGAACGCCACTTCGCCGCCTAGTCGGTGCTACCGTCGTCGTCCTTCTCGACGACAGCCATCCCTGCTCCGCATCCGCTTCATCCATCAGGCATGGCTGGTCGTGGTGAGTATCTCAACGTGTAGCATCCTTTAGTTATGCCGATTAGGGCCGGTAGTAGCCGCTCTGCCGCCACGCCACCATGCTCTGCTCCATCATTCCACCATGAACGTGGCCGAGCTCGAGCCTAACCCTAACTCGTTCTTTGATAGCGTTAACGTATGTGCGGGGTTCCCAGGAGCATGTTGGTGCCTTCCCTGTTGCCAATGACCACACCGCTAGTCATCTTGGTCGCGCTGGAGCGCCACCGGGCCGCCGCTGTGCTCCCTGTGGTGCTGTAGATACCTGTCTAGTGTTTGGATGGGATGTGCGTGAGTAGGAGGAGTTCACCGAGGTAGTTTCCGCCGCCAGAGACCTCACCGCCTGTGAGCTCCATCATGTACCCGCCGGCCTCTGCTTGGTCAAGGTCAGGCAGGGTCAAGGTTGACCCTGGCCCCGCCTGTAAGTGACGGTAGCTAAGGGATGAGTGGGTGAGAAAAGACTCTGGCACCGAAAATGATTTTATGTTTTCTGGAAAAGATTAAATGATCCTAtttcttgtaaaatgcataactaatTATTGGAGTGTGAACAAATGTGGAATTTtatgtgtagccttgttatgatATGCTCTATCTATGAAAAATATTAGTTGGTCATAATAAGTAATTTTATCATGCTTAAAAATTCCATCTTTTAATATAAAAATGCACCTTGTGTAATTTTTGTAAACAAAAATATTAATCCTGTGGtgctgaaactttttgtgtaaatgttaTGTGCTAATATctgcctccacaaaaagtttggtaatGTTTTGATAATTCTAGCTTGATTAATTAGTTTAAGTGTGTTTAAATGCCTTTTCCATAATTAATAAATGCTAAAATGAATTAGAAAAATACTTAAATGACTTGGGTGAGTTTTATACTTTGATTGTGGACATTAGAACACCCAAACCCCTATTGTTTGTTGGCAATGTAATtacttgcttatatgcttggaatcaacttgtttatataattattaaaataatTTTATTAAATATTTAGTTTACTTTTATGAGTTCCTTATAATGATCTTAAGTTAAGGAAATGTTAATCTCTTGCTGGTCCATGTTAAGTTTAGTTCTTTTATGATGACAACTAATTAACTTGTTAGTTAAATGACTGAAGTGCTTTTATGATAATAACCCTGGTTCtttggtgaaggaaagttgtacttaactttcttaactttgtttAACTTCTATTAATGCACTTGTGTGTCTTTCATCTTGCATCATGTCATACATTCCATCATATTAAGCAAAGCAACATTTATTACATGTAGTGCACGAGAGTGAGAAGGTTCGTGTTGATCAAGTTTTGGAGAAACTCCATCCATCGGAGGTGTTGGTGCCAAGTCTAACTCGGTTTTGCATGAGAGAAAGAAGCGAGGAATCCTCTTTTTGACTCTGGCTCCCCCACTCCAGTTGTGATCCTCTGCGGAACTAACCTTCTTTGCAacgcaggcaagccccagagcataaacccttctcttagttttacaaatctttattacactttgagtaattaggagttggtcgaataACTGTtgttgcatgattaccttgatattcaGGTATTCTTAGTTGTATCCCACTAGTATGTGTAGGTCTATACCTctaatgcttagtaatgcttagactatGATAGAAGTCGAATGATTGTTTCATCGTTCGCGAGAAATAGGTTTACCTCGACTCTATTTTTGGGGCATGtgaataccatgatgatgataatgattaaATTGATACCGGGCAGGGACTCGATGTTATGGAAAGTATCCTTGGGCAGACAGGGTTAGCTGGTCATGCTCGTTCCGCctgtgtcaattgaggaccgtGTCGTTGTAGACCTGTCGTGGTCGAGACTTtgcagtactggccacatactctagTATGCCTGATACCTTGGCTATTCCATTATATGAAAAGACAACTGCGCACTAGGAGTGAAGAGAtagtgagagtagcgtgtacctaTCCTATGAATCCATCGAGGAACATCACaggaggtggagtactgtgctcttggGTAGCGCAAGACCGGTTCACATTTTGTAGGATCCTTGGgaagggttgatatatgtaggtctaggatctacACATgttgtgtggtaaggaaaccccaacTAGACCTAATCAATTCGAATCATCATGCTCCTCGGTTATGAAGACTTGATCCCCCGATCAGCATCATAGTTAATTAATCTATGGAACACGGTTACTGATgaataagagatgagatgagatgattaATGAAGTGTTTGAGCTAGATCAGGTGCAAATTTGGATACTGATAATGACTTAATACTCCGccaaaacattgaaagtaaggatccgcTGGTAGTAAGCTCTTCTACAAAAGTTAGTCTTGCTTCCAACTTTCCTTTAAGCTTGCATgctcttggagtcttttcttttggtTAGGTAAGACTTATTAAGTACCCTCAAGCACTCAAGGTTTGTTGACCCCTATTgcaggttctgacttgtgctgcaAATTGaggtcatgtcggtgggctcgacatgatctagCTGTCTCTTCTACTTGAGGTGCTTCACCGAGGTTACTTTTGTAGTTCTACTCACCTTTTGAAACTTAAGTTAAGTCTAACTTGAACATGTTTTATAACCTATTATTATTAGTCTTCCGCACTCTGATATAAGTTATTTTGTAAccaatgttgtaatgttgtggtaactccatgttgatcttgtatgagttgtaaaagtggatgattcagggttccttgAGGACACCCGACCGACTACCGGAGTTATCTGGCTCTCATTTGCAGCAGTTAGAGGTCTTAGGGAAAATGACAGGTGCATGGGGCCATATAATTTTGGTGGTTCTACCACACATCGTCAGCCTCACGGTCACCCTATGAGTTTGCATCTTGCTGTGTCAGCCATGGAGCACACTTAGAGGGATGGAGCACACTTAGAGGGAGGAGAGGCCGTCCCCTATCTCATCTTCTCTTGAGACGTAGTTGGCCAAGTAATCCTCATACTCAGCTGAATCAATGAGGTTGGTGAAGCTCATGTTCAAGGCGTTTACGATGTACTCAGTGTTGTGCGGGACGATCTCGGCATTGATGGTGGGCTCGTCACCCATGTTTCTGTCGTCAAGACTATGGATGCTTGCCATTGCAACGAATCGATCTGGGTCATCATCACAATGTCCCTCCGGTCTGTCCTCGACTACGAGGGAGCTAAGATCACGGGGTAGCCATCATAGCCTGCCGGAGCCAATGTCGGTAACTAGCCGTCGTGTTCCTAAGGCCGTTTGGTAAATCGGTCAGGATGCAGCGGGGTAGTGGTGTTGGATCCATATCAGGGACCCTAAAGCGGGCCTGCCAGGAGCATGCACATTTTGTCGAGGATGAAATCCCTGCTTCACTTGGCGAATTGAAGGTCTCACTGAGCATAGAGGTCCATAAGATGGTCCAGCAGCCTCGCCCAGCTTCCATAGCATCCTCGAGCCCCGTGAGAACATGTAGATGGAaggtagctcctcctcctcctgcacaaGTGGCTTGGGTTTTTGTAGATGCAAGTTCCTGAGTTAGTCTGCGACGAAGTCCAGGATGCCAAAGGTGATCTCGGCGCCTGGTTGCACCTTCCCCACGTCGTCGAAGTTGAAGATGATCCCCATCTGAAACATGAGGAAATtgtgcgcaaaaggcccctacctgatgCGCCAACTGGACCCCGGCAATTAAGATCAGCATATCACGCATAGGAAATCAAATGGGCAGCACACGAGACATATTTATACTATTTAGGTATGTGGTACCCTAAGTCTAGTTTGAAGTAGACCTCTTTATCTCGTATGCTCGAGTTTATAAGGGGTTGCTTAGTATTGTAAGGGTATCGATTGAGAGGTCCCTACCCTGCTTTATATATACCGGGGTAGGGTTAATGAATGGTGAACGATTTATAGATTTGTTTCTATGTTGGTTATAAGGAAATGATAATAAAATGGCTATCGCATCCCTCAGAATTTAGCACCCAAGCTCCTTATGCCAGGTTCCTTGTCCACCACGTTGATGATGTATCCTAGTTCGGGTAGACCTCCATCCTCGTTGTCTTCGGCCCATCCCGATGGTAATAGCTAGGCTGGTATCCGGGGCGTGGTATTCAGGATGGTGAGGTACCCTATGTATATATCACCGACACCAAGTATGTGTGACATACGCTCTTTGGGTTGGGTTCTATCTTCGCCAGCTTCAGCCCACCCCGTCTGTATTGGGCCTTTCTTTAGGCGGTGAAGTACTATAGGTCCATAACATCGAAAAACAATTTTTCTAGAATATTTTAAATTCTTCCTTTCTTAGTGATCGAGTTGTTCACTACATCTTTAAAATTTTCATAGCTTCCTTCATTTGCTCCAGTTTTTATCGTAACACTTTTTTAATGTGGAGCAAGCAGTTCCTATACTGAGTTAGGTAATATTTATAATATTGCTGCCCTCATAGCTCCATGCCTCCATCCTATGCTGTGATTATTTTTGTTGGATGCGTACCACCCATAGCCTCAAGGAATGAATGGACAAATTTGATTCACTTTCTGGTTTCATCAGCCAAGCAAGATTACACACCACCAAAGACCAAACAAGCAAGTCTGACCTTGACGAGTAATCCCTACGAAAGGAGCAAAAGGCAAGTTATACTTGtttgtcatctatgttgtgccaAAGCTCACTAGGTCTTTATATTCTGCATAGCACAAAACCACCAGCTAGAACTGTgtaatcgcaaaaaaaaaaagatgacctACTTTGAAATTGGATATGTCAAATCAAAATCAATGGTACTTGCTTCTGTGCAGGTCACTAAAATGGGCTGTTTACACTTCACAGAACACATGCTAAGTTTTGTGGAGATCAAATCAGAATAAATTATTTAATTTATTATGATGggataaaaaaaatataattgAAAATGTGATTTGGATGGAGTGGTGCAATATAACTACTTTGTCATGCCAAAGGAAATAGTGCTACTAATCTACTACTATAGAAATATCCACATTGGATATGTGATGGCAGCCTTGTCACGGCAATACATATGGCGCAACCGTGTGATTTGGTCACGCCACGTGGACTTGCACGACCAAACAGGTTAGATATATAAAATTAACAATTGGCTATATTTTTAAAATATTAATTAAAAATAAGTTAAGATAATAATAAAAAAGCATCCTCCCGCAAGGAGAGCATTCCAACAAGCATCTTCTCCCGCGAGGCAGCACACTGCTATGAGTATAACTGGCTAGCAGTCCCCTTCCGTGCCTCCAAAGCTGTTTCCTCTGATCCAGAGATTAGTCCATCGTCACCAGCATCAAGTCTCCTTGTCAGTACGTTCCACATGGACAAGGAATTCATGCCCACGACCACGAAGCAGCAGACCGTCGTCCTCTACCCATTCCCGGGCGTCGGCCACGTCGTCCCCATGGTCCAGCTCGCTAAGGTGTTCATCAAGTACGGCTACGATGTCACCGTCGTGCTCGTGGAGCCGCCTTCTGGGTTGCCCGACTTCGGCGCCAGCGTCATCGAGCGCATCGCTGCCTCCAACCCGGTCATCTCCTTCCACGTCCTCCCGCCGATCTCGGAGCCGGACACTGATCAACTCGCCGGCTCTGGGAAGAAGAAGAACCCTCTACTCCTGTTGCTCCAGATGATGCGCAGGTACAACGACGCGCTCGAGACCTTCCTGCGCTCCACCGTGCCGCGGGAGCGCCTGCACGCCGTGGTGACTAGCATGTTCACCGCCCACGCCGTGGACGTGGCCGCCAAGCTAAGCGTCCCAGTCTACACGTTCTTCGCGTCGTCGGCCTCGATGCTGGCCGTCGTGACGCAGCTCCCGGCGCTGCTCGCCGGAAGGACGACGGCGCTGAAGGAGCTCCGCGACACGCCCGTGGAGTTCCTTGGCGTGCCGCCGCTCCCCGCGTCTCATCTCATGCCCGAAGTGCTGGAGCACCCGGACGACGAGCTGTGCAGGACCATCGTGGACGTGTGGAAGCGCGACACGGAGACCGACGGCGTCCTGGTCAACACGCTGGAGTCGTTGGAGAGGCCTGCCGTGGAGGCACTCATGGATCCACGGTGTGTCCCCGGCCGGGTCCGGCCACCGATCTACTGCATCGGGCCAATGGTCAGCGAgggcgccagcagcagcagcagcttgacAACGACAGCGGAGGAGAGGCACGAGTGCCTGGCATGGCTCGACGCGCAGCCCGAGCGCAGCGTCGTGTTCCTCTGTTTCGGGAGCAGGGGCGTGCTCTCGGCGGAGCAGCTCAGGGAGATCGCCGTCGGTCTGGACAAGTCCAGGCAACGGTTCCTATGGGTCTTGCCGGCTGTTATTgctggcaccggcaccggcactgAGGACGTGCTGAAGAATAATCTGGATGCACTGCTTCCACGGGGTTTCTTGGAGCAGACCGAGGGCCGAGGCCTCGTCGTCAAGTCATGGGCGCCACAGGTGGATGTGCTCCGGCACCCAGCGACCGGTGCGTTCGTGACGCACTGCGGGTGGAACTCGACTCTGGAGGCCATCACGGCAGGGGTGCCAGTGCTGTGCTGGCCACTCTACGCGGAACAGATGCTGAATAAGGTGCTGATGACGGTGGGCATGGGCATTGGAGTAGAGATGGAGGGGTACGCCACAGGCTTCGTCAAGGCCCGAGAGGTGGAGGCAAAGGTGAGGCTGGTGATGGCCGAGCAGGACGGGGCGGAGCTACGAACACGAGTGGCAGCATACAAGAAACAAGCGGATGGGGCAATGGAGGACGACGGTGGTTCATCGCGGGCGTCGTTCCTTCGGTTCCTATCGGATCTGCACAAACTTCATAACCAACGTGTGGTGCCGCCTAAGTGTTGATTTTAATTTGTTGCATCGTAATCCTTCTCTATCGCCTTTGATTTTATATGTGCTTATATGATGACACCGTTCTTTCATGAACTAGCCCATCAGTCATCATTATTGCTAGGCCATTTATGAAATGGCACCATGTATCTTAATTACAGGAATGTTGCATTCAAATAACATTTGTATCTTCTATGAAAGTATGCATTTGATCAATTATAAAAAAAAAGTTTAATTCCTCCAAAAGACAGATATACCTACCGTTAGTTTCGGCGGAGGAAGTAGACAGCAAATCAAACGGTAGTTATGAAGTCGCACTCATCACATCAACGTCCAAGTCCATTTAACCTTGTCGTATGTGTTGCGTAGCCGGCAATCCATGACGTGATGGCGCCCGGGATGACAAGGACCCGCCGGCTAACGCTGGCTCCGGCGCCGTGGGCGGCTGGAAAGCCATGGCGCTGGCCATTGCCGGCTCGAAGGTTGTCGCCACAGGTTACTCTGGCGGATGCGATGGCCAGTGCGACAGTATTGTCGAAGCGCTGTTCGCAGGACTCGCCTTCGCCTTCTTCGTTCACGGCGGCAGGTGACGCTTGGAATCTCGACGTCACCGGCCGCAAGTCTCTCGACGTCACCGGCGGCGGCGAGATGCGGGcaagtttcaaattttgaattctcCCGTGAATCAAGCGGTGCATCCAAAGTTCCAAATAACCCACTGACTGATGGTGCTGGGCGCGGTCGTGCAACCCAGCACGGATCGTTCGATGTTCCTGCTCGGGGGCGTGTGATCCAGCATGGCCCGCCTGCTGGTCGTCTCCACCAGCAGGGTGCGGTGCGGCGACCGTTTTGCTGGCGCTGCTCGCGGCCGTGGAGTTGGGCCCCTTGGTCCGCGAACATGCCGATGACGAAGCTGCATCAGCTGACCTGCTGGGCGGGTTCCAGCCTTCCAGGGAGCCAACCAAGGCTTCGATCCCGGCTACGGCGTCCACGTGGtggccggagatttaaaaccttacTTCAAAAATCATAATTCCACATGCACCACTATCGCGCAAGAAAGACTCCAAGAATGCTCTTGTGTCGGTTGTTGGATATATGATTTCGAAGGATCAACTAGTTCTCCAGCTTTAGAGAATCGTGCCGGTAAAATGGAGGTGGGATCCTGTAGTCCATAATGACAAGTCAGTTCCCTTCAAAGGTCCGAATTACAGCGATCTATGAATTATGGTGGGGCAGATGTGATGCAAAATGGGGTCGCAACGGGTGTGTACAGTTGAAGTTCCAAGAGTGGCATGTCAAAGAAGAAGGTTTCCTCTCCCTAAAGTCTGGCTTCGGGTTACTGGTATTAGGAAGCCACTGCGAGAATATCTCAATTTGTGGGTGGTCGGAATCAATGTTCGGTTCAACACAAATGGTGGATATGGTTAGGACTAGGAAAAATGATTTTGGGCATATTTTGGTGGCTGTTTTGGATCAGGAGTTGGTTCCATTGAAGATGGACGTTGTCATTAGAGACCACTATTTTGAGATTGAGATAGAGATGGAGAAAGTAGGTTTCGACGTTAGAGATGGCGGGGAGCAGAAGGAGGATGAGAATGCGACGGAATAAAAAGAATGATAGGGTAGCGAAGCCAGATGATGGTACGGAAGAAGATAACAATGCTCTTGATGATCTTGGAGCTAATTCCTTGGGAAACAATTTAGCTCTAGAAACAATTTAGTACTTCCTATTTTAAATTCCGATAAAAAGTTGTTGGTGTCCAGAAACCACAGGCTCATGAGTCATGTCTCCTTAGCTGTACAGCAACACTAGGCAACTGTTTGTTGGGTGGTTCAACTGCAAGCACCTTATGTAACGTGCCATCACACTACTATAGAATATAGAATTGGACATTACTGTCGGCCTCATTACTGTCGGATTTTAAGAAATTGACAGTGGTAGCCCATCACTGTagtttttggctaaaaccgacagtgataggacCAACCGATACTGATATTCGGGTCTTCACTATCGGTTCATATGACTatcggttttagccaagaaccggcagtggtattgggtcatcactgccggttttcgccaagaaccgacactaatactatcactgtcggttcgtgacttgaactgatagtgatatgttacaagaaaacttcataagtttctcatatgatgtctgATGAAGATGagctttatatcaaagttgtagtactcgacgagatctacaactttgtagttcaaatttttttaatttgtgatcgtttggatgtccaaatatttttatttaaaatcatctatATGACGgaaattacgtttgatttctaaaatttaaaatttgaatttttcaagcgACTTTGGATTGAGAaacgcccaaaacaaaagttgtagatctcgaaaagttatgcaattttgtagttgacaacttttttatttgaaatcatctactact belongs to Miscanthus floridulus cultivar M001 chromosome 4, ASM1932011v1, whole genome shotgun sequence and includes:
- the LOC136551559 gene encoding UDP-glycosyltransferase 88A1-like, with the protein product MDKEFMPTTTKQQTVVLYPFPGVGHVVPMVQLAKVFIKYGYDVTVVLVEPPSGLPDFGASVIERIAASNPVISFHVLPPISEPDTDQLAGSGKKKNPLLLLLQMMRRYNDALETFLRSTVPRERLHAVVTSMFTAHAVDVAAKLSVPVYTFFASSASMLAVVTQLPALLAGRTTALKELRDTPVEFLGVPPLPASHLMPEVLEHPDDELCRTIVDVWKRDTETDGVLVNTLESLERPAVEALMDPRCVPGRVRPPIYCIGPMVSEGASSSSSLTTTAEERHECLAWLDAQPERSVVFLCFGSRGVLSAEQLREIAVGLDKSRQRFLWVLPAVIAGTGTGTEDVLKNNLDALLPRGFLEQTEGRGLVVKSWAPQVDVLRHPATGAFVTHCGWNSTLEAITAGVPVLCWPLYAEQMLNKVLMTVGMGIGVEMEGYATGFVKAREVEAKVRLVMAEQDGAELRTRVAAYKKQADGAMEDDGGSSRASFLRFLSDLHKLHNQRVVPPKC